A stretch of DNA from Chionomys nivalis chromosome 14, mChiNiv1.1, whole genome shotgun sequence:
taaattacgTTTATACAAGTATGTCAGCATCTAAGGCAAAATAGAAAGGGAAGAGCAAGCTACCACACAGTAACCGTTGCTCAGTGTGAGCatgctatttcattttattcttttttttttttttttttttttttggtttttcgagacagggtttctctgtgactttggagcctgtcctggaactagctcttgtagaccaggctggtctcgaactcacagagatccgcctgcctctgcctcccgagtgctgttcattttattctttatacttCATTCATGGTAATTGTTTAAGGTAGAATTCTGCATACCCACACCcacccagagacacacacacagacacacacacagagtcaccgGTAAAATTGTAAAAGTTGTTGGGAGTGCATTAACCTATGTCGTAAAAGTGAAGCATCCTTAAAATCACTAAAAAGATCCAGCCGAAGATggcagctcagtggtacagtgcgCCCAGCACCACAGGGAAGCATGATGGGTCAACCCTTAcacccaaacaaaacaataacaacagaaacaacacaaGGAGGAGGGgctaatgagatggctcaggtggtaaAGGCTCCTGCTGtcaagtctaatgacctgagttcagtccctgggacccacatggtgaaccAACCagagccccccacacacacacttatacataaatgtgtggtagttttaatgtaattggccctcataagctcatagggggtgacaccattaggaggtgtagccttgttagagtaggtgtgaccttgttggaggaagtgtgtcactgtaggggtgggctctgaggtctccctTGTTCAAGCTATACTCAATGTggtacacagttcacttcctgttgcctggagatcaagatgtaggactctcagccccttctccagcaccatgtctgcctctatGCTTCCACATCCCGCCaatatgataatggactaaacctctaaaaatgtaagccacccaattaaatgttttcctttataagagttgctgtggtcatggtgtctcttcacagcaacagaaagacaaaatgaaacataccttttataaaagcaagcaAGTTTTCTTTAATACATTCAGTATTTCCAATTTCAGttcataaagttttattttgtatttctaatAGGTGAAAAGGATAGTTAAAagcagtgtctcactatgtaatgctattaattttttctaatttatttaattttatgtgcattgctgttttgcctgcatgtatgtctctgtgagagtgtcagattccctagaatcggagttacagttgtgagctgccatgtgggtgctaggaattaaacccaggccctctggaagagcagctagtgcttttaaccacactctctccagtccctgcaatGCTATTCATTAAGCCatcaaattacataaaaaaatccCAATATTAAGACTGAAGAAAAGCcagtcatggtggtacacacctttaattccagcatttgggagggagatCAGATGGATCTGAGTTTGGGCCCAGCCTTGTCTATATGCAAGTTCCAAGATAACTAGGTATATATAATAAgactttgtctctttctctctctctctcatacatatatacacacacacaacaaaattgAAGAAAGTCTTAGTAATAAACGTGTGTAGACTGGCATTTCATACctgtgttttaatttctttaggttttgttttgttttttaagtattagataaaaacacattatttcaggctgggcattggtggtgcacacctttaattccagtactcaggaggcagaggcaggcaggacagctagggagaaaccctctctcaaaaacaaacaaacaaaacccaagaacaaaaaaaaaaaaaaaaaaagcccaacaaaactcttttattttatagCATTATATATGAGCATTTTATAAGGAAATAGTTGAGccatgttttataatttattttattccatgtaattatttataatttctaagACTTTTCTGCCTTGTCAAAACACACTCTGGAGAAACTAAGGCAGAAGGAtaaccatgagttcaaagccagcttgggctatatagtgagttctaggagaaTCTGGGCTCCAGAGTTGAGGCTCAATTTGAGAGGGGGTGGTgagaagtggaaggaagaagaggaagagaggagggagagagggaggaagagaggggaggaggaaaggggagggaaggaaaagaagagcccTATAATGGCCAGTTTGaatttggaaaacattttcagATTGGCTAGCAGCACCGAGGGGCAAGCCTTACCTGCAAACCTAGGCCAGCCGCTTCCCTGGCACTCTGCTTGAATACCCAGCACGGTCTCAAGCAGAGCTCCTGTGCTGTAGCTTTACTATTCACGCTCCCTAAGCCAGCTCGGCCTCCAACACTGCCCAGGAGTGGACGCGACCTCAAATGCTGTCACGCGCCCACTTTAAGTTTGCatttgggttatttttgtttacaagTACAtgtgaaaatacataaaatgagtTTTTTGCATTGCTATATATACCTTAGAAATTATACTAAAttgattctatttttattatcacATTTAGTTTGTTTAGTGGgcacgcgtgtgtgcacacatgagcatgtgtgtgcacgcaggtcagaggacaagttggaGGAATCAGAtttctccttccatcctgtgggtCCCAGGTCACCCTCCGactgtcaggcttggtggaaagCATCTATCTCTCACAGCCATAGGCAGGCTTTAACCTAAATATTGGTGAGAAAATACCTTCAGATTCACATTCCTGAATTTCATGCTTTCTTTCCAAGGCATAACATAACGTGTTGGGATCATGCCTTGCTTTAGTGAGAAGCGTGGTAAGTGAATCTCCTCACACCTGAAgataggaaaggagaaagggggttGAGTTAACTTGTGTCCACGTGGttctaagacagtggttctcaacctgctgGTCATGATCCCTTTGGGGGGTGTCAAATGGGGtcataggggtcacctaagaccaccagaaaacacaggctTTTACATTACGAttacataacagtagcaaaaagaCAGGAAGTGGCAACAGaagtaattttatagttgggggttcaccacaacacaaggaactgtattaaagggtcccagcattgggaaggttgagaaccactgctctaagaaaTGGATGCAGCTTGGGTTCGTCATACCTGGTAGCTGCAGGACAGAGAGCTGTGCTACTGGGGGTCATCACACAGCAAGCCAGCCAGTTGGGCGTGGTAGCTcaggcctctaatcccaacaGTAGGGAAGCTAGAGGATTGCTATGGAGACCATCCTACTCTACATATTGAGTACTGGATTCGCTAGGGTAGAGTGAGGCCCTTCCACAAAACAAGCCAACCCAAGTATCACCAAGATCAAGTTAGGACGGGTACGTGTGCTCCAACCACAAACGTGCATACAACccaggttttcatttttatttggtgtgtgtttatgtgtgcgaAGATGCCTTTcccaggccagaagtgggcattaGAGCCCCCTGGGACTGGAACCAGGGGGAGCTGGGAGCTGCTCAATGTGGGTGCCCCAAACCACTGAGTCATTCCTCTAGCCCTAGTCTAGATTTtgtttagggtttctctgtgtaacagtcctggctgtcctggaacttgctctgtagaccaggctggcctcgaactcactgagatcctcctgccttgactcccaagtgctgggattaagggcttgtgccaccaccaccaagccctACAGTCTAGTTTTAAGAGTGAATataggggctggaaaggtggctcagaggttaggagcactggctgctcttccagaggaccggggttcaattcccagcacccacatggcagctcaaaactgtctgtaactccagtttcaggggatctgacgcctttacaccaatgcacatagaaaaagaaaagctaaataaattattttaaaaaaaaagagtgaatatAGTACACCGTAATCTGCTTCATATCTATGAATCGTACAAAGTAAATAtgaagcaatagaaaagaaagtaaaggagggagggaaagattaACTTGGATTCTGGGTTTATCCAAGCTCTATATTTAAGTCAGACTCACTATCCCTGCACAAACTTTTCTCTATGAATATTTAGCTTTCTGTCTAAATGCTCAAaagtgtgtggtagtttgaatgagaatggtccccataggtttggatgtttgaatacttggttcccagtaaTAGAACCCTTTgggaaggatttggaggtgtggccttgttggaagaggtgtgtcagaGGGGTAGgtattgaggtttcaaaagcccttgccattcccagttagctcacgctctctcttctctcttctctctctcctctcctctctctctctctctctctctctctctctctctctctctctctctctctctctctctctcaagagcacttgaatgggggctggagagatggctcagcggttaagagcattgcctgctctttcgaaggtcctgagttcaattcccagcaaccacatggtggctcacaaccgtctgtaatgaggtctggtgccttcttctggcttgcaggcatacacacagacagaacattgtatacataataaataaattaaaaaaaaaaaaaaagagcacttgaATGCTCTATCCTGAGGAcaagggttcagttcccagctcccacaatGGGCTGCTCAGATCTGCCTGTGGTTCTGGTTCCCCCCAAATCTGATACCCTCTCATAGCCTCTAaggacatacacacaccacacacatccaaGTAATGGgtgttttaataaaagaaaaccaaaaaaaccaaaaacagaagaaTAACAGTATTGAGGGGCTGCCAGGGATAAGAGATGAAACGTaggtggtagagagcttgcctagcactCATAAGGACTGGCTCCCATCTCTGCGCTGCTAGGTGGTGCTCACCAGTACCTCGAGCACTTTGGAGGTGGAAGCAGACTGAGTCCAAGGCCATTCTCACTCAGCTACACcaagaggtcaaggccagcttggactacacaaGACCCGTCCTGGGGGTGTAATGAGGCTGATGAAGCTCAATGGTAGATCACTTGCCTAGCTTGTGTGAGGCCCTACACCATCTCTACTACAAACAGCAAACCAGCAGCCCGGAACCCCAGGTCCTCACTTATTGGCAGGCTTCGCTGCATTCCCTGCTGCGCTGCTCTTGTCCAGTTTTGGCAAAGCAGGACAGGCATCTTTTTCCAAAGCCATCACTGGCAGCAATGACAGAATTCTTACCTAGAACCTCACACAGCCTAATTCTGATGAAACTGCTGCCGTTGATGTAACAATTGTCCTGCTAACGCCACAGCAACCCTTAGTAGCTAGGAGTATGCAGCTCAGAGCTATTTAAGTCTCTTTGTGAGAAACACTCTCATCAATTAAAACATGAGGACAGCTGGAGACATTGCGAATTTGACAAACAGAAAGTCTGCTGACTAGAGCCTCAGGATGCAGATCAGTTGGTGGCACTAACTCGGCATGGCTGAACCTTAAGTTCAGCCTCTCACACTGGAGAAAccaagtggtggtgcacacctgtaaccacagcacttgggaggaagaggcaggatgatcagatATTCAAGGTCTTCATTTGCTACTTagcgaatttgaggccagcctggtctacacaatgagttctaaGAACAGCCCAAAACTAGACTATTACAAtcctagctcaaaaaaaaaaaaggaaaaaaaaaaaaggaaaagaaaaaagcttctGCTATTTACTTGCTTTCAACAAACAGATGGCAAGCAGCTTCCACATAGACTTGTTTCTGTCTTTAAGAGTGCCTGAgaggggtcagtgagatggctcagcacataaAAATGTTTGAAGTGCAGGCCTTACAACCTAGAGCCCACTTAAAGGAAAAGAGACACCTAACTCTACAAAATTGCACTTTGACCACAACATGCATGGCCCCCACACCTATATCTCTTACCCACCTaataatagcttttttttttttggagacagggtttctctgtggttttggagcctgtcctggaactagctctgtagaccaggctggtctcgaactcatagagatccgcctgcctctgcctcccgagtgctgggattaaaggcgtgcgccaccaccgcccggccctaataatagctttttaaaaattgtcaaaCAACAGAACATGGTGGCATAAATCCACAATCTCAGCACTACTtaggctgaagcagaaagacaagAGGTTAGTCCATACCAAGATTCTGCCCACCCTACAGGAACAATTGGATGCAAGAGCTGAACAATTTATGCATATTTTAGCAtattttagcatattttaatGGAATGTGTTAAAACCAAAGCATAGCTCGCCACCAAgataaatcagaaaacaaaagcttcttAACGGCATGAAAGAGTGAGCTGGACAGAGTGACCTCAGGGACCCGGGCCTTACCAGTCAGTACAGGCGGCAGAATGAGAGATTAGACCTGTGCTGCACACCCGACAGACATGGCCACCTTTAAACACCGCTGTCAATGCCGTTCGACTGCCCCCACACACATTTACTTCAAACAAGAAACAGCAACAGCTCTCCATTCTCTAGATTCGGTGCATAGCACAGCAACCTCAGCAGAAATGGAAACTATGTTTGTACAAAGGTTTATCTTCAAAATGTCCAAAATGTGCCTAAAATATGTCCAAATCCTGAGGATGGTCCACCTCGATGGCTTCCTCCACATCTAGTTTGGTTTCACCAGGTCCTTCCTGGGCTTCATCAAGGGAGGCCAGGGCCTCGTTAGTGTCACTTGCAAAAGTTTCTCGTGATGtgtcatcatcctcttgaaaatTCAGACTTTTAAtagcttgtttcatttttttccccaatagTTGTGTTCTTCTTTTCCTagcagcttttttattttcatattcctTTTGGTTTTCAATGTAGAAAATATcctgaaataaaaaacaactttggctaaaaataacaaaacaaaacccaccccaTATTATTTGTTATATTATGAGGCAGGCCTTTTAGCGTCATCTATTTCTCACAACCTCTACTGTAACACACTGTCCCATATCTGCTAAAAGAGAAACTACCATGGTGAAATTTTGTTTAGAATTTAAATAAATTGTAACTGATAACACAAAAACCAGAATAAAAGATTAAAGACATACTTACTTTGAAACATCTTAACTACATATGACTACCTGTGCTACAAAATTAAAACTGACCTATTTAAGAACATGCCATTTGCAAAATGTAACAATTTCATCTCTTAAGAATACTACTGCTGCCCggcggtggtggggcatgcctttaatcccagcactcgggaggcagaggcaggcggatctctgtgagtttgagaccagcctggtctacaagagctagttccaggacaggctccaaaaccaaagagaaaccttgtcttgaaaaaccaaaaaaaaaaaaaaaaaaaaaaaaaaaaaaaaaaaaaagaatactattgtagggatgaagagatggctcagaggttaagagcactgactactctaggtcctgagttcagttcccggcaatcacatggtggctcacaaccatctgtgatgaaatctggtgccctcttctgtcctgcaggcatacatgcaggcagaacactgtctacataataaataaaaattaaaaaaaaaaactcttaaaaaaaaaagaatactattgtagaagctggaaagatggcagttaagagtacttactgcttgTCCAGAGGAcctttcagttcccagtaccaatATGTTGacttacaactacctgtaactccagtttcaaggagaCCCAACACACTCCCCTCTGGGCTGAGAGCACTGTACACACACgggatgcatacatacatgcagggtacacacaaacacaaaacactgAGGAGCACGGTGCTTTCTAACACTGGCACTGCTGAAACTCCAGGCTGGACATGCAGTCTTCACTCACTACTTGTAGTGTATAGCTATGGCATCCCAAATTCTCACAGTCAAAAATGTTTTCTGAGGCACAAAACTAGTACCAGTAAATATATGCTTGTTATGAAATAGTCTCACTACACTGCCCtgtctagcctggaactcactctgtagaccaggctggcctcaaattgtgagcatcctcctgcccctgcctcccaagtgctggaattacaggtatgtaatTCTGTAATCCTTGAAATCACATCCTGGTTTCAAGAGGTtaagatgcatttttattttatataaaaacacatCTTAATTTATTAAGCATcttgagcttaaaaaaaaaaactctaataaTATCTTGCAAAGCAGTAAATGATTATGAAGTTCCTTTCCCACCAAACACTGCAAGtctcattaaaaagaaactgcaggtggggcatggtggtacacacctcagcattcaggaagcggaggcaagccagggttacacagtgagaccggtctcaaaagcaaaaaccaaactaTTACCttctcatttacacacacacacacagagtaaaccaaaccaaaaacaacaaaaaagccaaaacaaaaagcTCTACTCAGCAAATCTGGTTCCGGCTTCCAAACTCTATAGACTGACTGTCACCAATGTGGCAATCAAAAGACTAGTTGCAGCATCATGACAGATTATATGTCTggcatggcaaacacttttaccATTGGAGACAACTAGCCAGCCTTACATTTGACATTTAagagtctttctcttttctttattgaaCTTGGGTTTTGGGGCATACTAAACACATGCTAcactactgagctacaccctagTCCTCAAACTCACTTTTACTGCACCTGTAGAAAATTTTATTacactcatttgtgtgtgtgcatgcttgtgcacatgtggtcagaagacaactagCAGGGGTCAGTTCTGCAGGCCCACCATGTGGAACCTTAGCGGtcagcacttttacccactgaatccTCTCATTGGCCTGActgcatgttctttttttttaaaaaaaaaatatttatttatttatttatttatttatttatttatttattatgcatacaacattttgtctgtgtgtatgcctgcaggccagaagaaggcaccagatctcattatagatggctgtgagccaccatgtggttgctgggaattgaactcaggacctttggaagagcaggcaatgctcttaacctctgagccatctctccagcccctgactgcATGTTCTTAAAATCAATCCTCAAAATGCTAGactagccaggcggtgatggcaaacacctttaaacccagaacacaggaggcagaggcaggtggatgtctgtgagtttgaggccagcctggtctacaaagtgagttccaggacaactaaacaaaaacaaacaaacaaaaacaaaaaggaagaaggaagaaaggagggagggaaagaaggaagaaagactgaGTAGAAGTccaaaaagaactttttttttttttttttggtttttcgagacagggtttctctgtggttttggagcctgtcctggaactagctcttatagaccaggctggtctcgaactcacagagatccgcctgcctctgcctcccgagtgctgggattaaaggcgtgcgccaccaccgcccggctgagacaggatcttatatagctgtctagcctcaaactcagagagatccacctgcccccacCTGtacctgtgtgctgggattaaaggcaagcaccaccctGCCTGACTTCCTTCTATCTTTAAAAATGGGATCTTTCCTGGGATGTGtgcgggccctcctcctacactcctgtctctgcttctgcaagttgggattacaagtgtgtattTTCACAAGTCATAAAGTCAAGGACACAGTCATTGTCATTACCTTAATTTGTTCTTCACTGATGCTAGGAGTGTTCTTCAGGAGATTCAGAAAAACCCCACCGGGTGTTCTTCTTCGACTACCATTCTACGGAAAGGGATTAAAAAGAGTAAACTACACAGACATTTCCATAGCCAATTTTTCGAGAATATTTCCAATTTATGTTGCAACAATTTCATATGCAAAGACTGATTACTTATTTAACAGTGCTGAGACAGAAATCAGGGCCTTTGCCATGCTAGGAAAGTACTCAGTCACCGAGCTACAAGCCCAGTTCCCAGGCCACAGACTTCATGAATGACCAGGATATATCTGAATAGATGTATGCTTATGGAAACAGCCAGGACCAGATTTGAAACCCAGATCTGATTCTggctctttttaagatttttagatTTAAATATACACACTAAGATATATGTATCTACTGTTACTTCCCACTACTCATGATGACATATTCTATAAAGTTGCCACAAACACTGAACTAGCAAACATTAAAACATAGCTCTACATGTAGTATAACATTAATTTGTTCAAACTTGAATACTGCTTAAGGACACTTTCTTTAAACAATCTGTTGGGGTaaagggtgtagctcagtggaagagggCATGTTTTGTACAAGACTGGGTTTAATCACCCACCAAagtgaaaacaaatcaaaaacccaATCAAACaaaatgcacgcacacacacacagattcattaATATTGGACTAATGGTCAAAAGCATTATAAATCATTATTAGTACTtactatctgtgtgtgtgtatgtgtgcacacacagattcATTAATACTGAACTAATAGTCAAAAGCATTATAAAtcgccgagcggtggtggcacacgcctttaatcccagcactcgggaggcagaggcaggcggatctctgtgagttcgagaccagcctggtctacaagagctagttccaggacaggctccaaaaccacagagaaaccctgtctcaaaaaaccaaaaaaagcattATAAATCATTATTAGTACTTACTATTCTGCCTTTTAAGCCAGTGCTGATCTCTACCCTGACCATATTTACTCTTCTCTGTCCCCTTCCCTTACACCTCCATTAGATCTATTTCTTTCCCCTCAGTGCTAATACacttgaaattatatttattgcttttttttttttgaagaaaggtGTGCATACATGAGAAGTTCAGTGGACAATTTGCTAACTGTTCCACACCATGACTCTACCATGAGCGGGACCAGGGATGAACTCAGAACATCAAGCTTGGGAGAAAACgtctttacctactaagccatttcaaaggccatttttttttttgagacaaggtttctctatagttttggtgcctgccctggaactagctcatgtagaccaggctggcctcgaactcaca
This window harbors:
- the Spmip10 gene encoding testis-expressed protein 43 yields the protein MALEKDACPALPKLDKSSAAGNAAKPANKNPKQIRCEEIHLPRFSLKQGMIPTRYVMPWKESMKFRNVNLKQAEACGIYAGPLEDSLFWGYSERLCHGEDRKVVLKKGPPEIKIADMPLHSPLSKYQSTVISHGFRRRLI